A stretch of the Rosa rugosa chromosome 5, drRosRugo1.1, whole genome shotgun sequence genome encodes the following:
- the LOC133708968 gene encoding tobamovirus multiplication protein 3-like: MARGGGGGSVVESAAAVIAYNLKDSSSWWHDINASQLWQDRIFHGLAILYGLVAVVALVQLIRIQVRVPEYGWTTQKVFHFLNFVVNAVRAAVFIFRRQVQKLHPEILQHVLLDMPSLAFFTTYALLVLFWAEIYYQARAVSTDGLRPSFFTINAAVYVIQISMWLILWWKPIPVVIILSKMFFAAVSLFAALGFLLYGGRLFLMLQRFPVESKGRRKKLQEVGYVTTICFTCFLVRCVMMCLCAFDKAADLDVLNHPVLNLIYYLLVEILPSSLVLFILRKLPPKRGITQYHPIR, encoded by the exons ATGGCgcgcggcggcggcggcggtagCGTGGTGGAGTCGGCGGCGGCGGTGATAGCTTACAATCTGAAAGACTCGTCGAGTTGGTGGCACGACATCAATGCCTCGCAGCTCTGGCAAGACCGAATCTTCCACGGCCTCGCCATTCTCTACGGCCTCGTCGCCGTCGTTGCCCTG GTTCAATTGATCCGGATACAAGTGCGGGTGCCGGAGTACGGCTGGACCACTCAGAAGGTCTTCCACTTTCTCAATTTTGTTGTCAATGCAG TTCGAGCAGCAGTGTTCATTTTCCGCCGGCAAGTACAGAAGCTGCATCCAGAG ATTCTCCAACATGTATTGCTTGATATGCCGAGTCTGGCTTTCTTCACTACTTACGCGCTCCTGGTTCTGTTCTGGGCAGAAATTTACTATCAG GCGCGTGCTGTTTCTACAGATGGACTGAGGCCGAGCTTCTTTACAATCAATGCTGCTGTTTATGTAATTCAG ATATCTATGTGGTTGATATTATGGTGGAAGCCTATCCCAGTCGTGATCATCTTATCTAAAATGTTCTTTGCAG CTGTCTCGTTATTTGCAGCCCTTGGATTTCTTCTGTATGGTGGAAG ACTCTTTTTGATGTTGCAGAGATTTCCTGTGGAGTCAAAAGGAAGACGTAAGAAGCTGCAGGAG GTTGGCTACGTGACAACCATATGTTTTACTTGTTTCCTTGTCAGATGCGTAATG ATGTGCTTATGTGCATTTGACAAGGCGGCAGACCTTGATGTTTTGAATCACCCAGTTCTAAACTTAATATATTACCTG TTGGTGGAGATATTGCCTTCTTCTTTGGTTCTTTTCATTTTGAGGAAGTTGCCTCCAAAGCGTGGGATCACACAATATCATCCTATTCGCTGA